A genomic region of Persephonella marina EX-H1 contains the following coding sequences:
- the dnaE gene encoding DNA polymerase III subunit alpha: protein MSGDFVHLHLHTHYSLLDGAIKIPELAQKAVEYGYKAVGMTDHGNIFGAVQFYQEMKKVGIKPIIGMEAYFTSNRFEKKGKGSEDILSDKNYHLILHAKDKTGFKNLMKLSSLAYTEGFYYKPRIDWELLERYHEGLICQTACLKGFIPHLLSQGKFDEAYQQAKRLKDIFGDDLYFEIQINGLPEQEVANKGIIELARKLGVKIVATNDSHYLNPEDQKAHDVIKALQMKKTVAELKKEGKVFQVTGLHFTKPEEMYRKFKGYEEALRNTVEIAEKCNVEIETADTRGYLFPKYQIPGLDREATEEEKVEYFEKLSWEGLERRLSEKKDLPKSKIEEYRERLRYEIDVIKQMGFPEYFLIVQDFINYAKKNGIPVGPARGSAAGSLVAYTLGITDVDPLQHGLIFERFLNPDRISMPDIDVDFCMENRGKVIEYVKEKYGEQSVAQIITYNFMKSKMVIRDVARALGFSYSEADRIAKMILPGPVQGSTLTIDENLEANPEFRKLYETDEKVRELIDLARKLEGLARHTGIHAAGVVIAPGPLDEFVPVYVDKDGTKATQFDMNTLETLGLVKMDFLGLKTLTELNYMKNLIKERHGIDINFHKLPIDDQNVYRLLQSGKTTGVFQLESKGMQDLLVRLKPDKFDEIIAILALFRPGPLMSGMVDDFIDRKHGRKPVEYPFEEVKEILEETYGLCLTGDTLITMADGSRKTIKEIVENDLIDEEILTLDLSDNGLKKGKITHCFDNGIKDVYKITLQNGLEIKATADHKFLTPFGWKTVRELQAEKDLLAVPVNVDVEGEESDEDKLRVLAYLLADGYLAKSSISFVNKDKTLIEAFKVSVERAFDNVSFKEFLRARDVWNIYIVSKERNRYHSNPLINWFKELGLFHKKSEEKFIPEFVFKLNKESISKFLAYYWDCDGYIGEKLAHIKTISKDLAYGLYYLLLRLGIKANIYKSYYDDKTSYQVTVYDLKNFKKYILPHMISQKARNLTREVSDNSFYLKDIALEKVKAFCEENGISQREFSRLTGIQRNNFFNGKQQFIKSSVIEKIAPVIEDEELLKLMDGDIGFVPIREIEYAGKEHVYDIEVEGTHNFIANNIISHNCIYQEQIMFMANILSGFTMAEADTLRKAIGKKKADVMAKMKDRFISGAVERGFDKVKIEKLWDDIEKFASYSFNKSHSTAYAYLTYWTAYIKTYYPEEFFAVKLSIENNDNKFLNLLLDMEDFGIKLLPPDINRSRSNFSIEDKGKIRFGLSRIKNVGEQSAKLIVEERERNGDYKDIFDIAERMDSKALNKRVLEALIKAGAFDFSGVDRGVMLASVDRALSAGQKAREKKASGQNSLFGLMPQIEDGNGFAYENAEPISEKEKLNFEKEVLGFYISGHPLNAYKKELQGYVIKINSLAERKTGDKVRIAGVISDIKKKKTRSGSTMAILTVQDETGILDVRVFTEKMEDTSFLEEDRIVIIEGTVEISEEQERISMNALSVEPIENINKQVRTVKFRLPKEKALNGVALKIREICEKYRGDKEVIIEVFEEGKFFCEIAVHSDYYVDINDSFKQEISNVLSPDEYFFE, encoded by the coding sequence ATAGACTGGGAACTGCTTGAAAGATACCATGAGGGACTTATATGCCAGACTGCATGTCTGAAAGGTTTTATCCCCCATCTACTATCACAGGGAAAGTTTGATGAGGCATACCAGCAGGCAAAAAGGTTAAAGGATATATTTGGTGATGATCTTTACTTTGAGATCCAGATAAACGGTCTTCCAGAACAGGAAGTTGCAAATAAAGGGATAATTGAGCTTGCCAGAAAGTTAGGTGTCAAGATAGTTGCGACAAATGATTCACACTACCTCAATCCTGAAGATCAGAAAGCCCATGATGTTATTAAAGCTCTCCAGATGAAAAAAACTGTAGCAGAGCTTAAAAAGGAAGGAAAGGTATTTCAGGTAACAGGTCTTCATTTCACAAAACCTGAAGAGATGTACAGAAAGTTCAAAGGGTATGAGGAAGCATTAAGAAATACAGTTGAGATAGCTGAGAAATGTAATGTTGAGATTGAAACAGCTGACACAAGAGGCTATCTTTTCCCAAAGTACCAGATACCTGGACTTGACAGGGAGGCAACTGAAGAAGAGAAGGTTGAGTACTTTGAGAAATTATCATGGGAAGGTCTTGAGAGAAGATTATCAGAAAAGAAAGATCTTCCAAAATCAAAAATTGAGGAGTACAGGGAGAGATTAAGGTATGAGATAGATGTTATAAAACAGATGGGTTTCCCTGAATACTTCCTTATTGTTCAGGATTTTATCAACTATGCTAAGAAAAATGGCATCCCTGTTGGCCCCGCAAGGGGAAGTGCGGCAGGTTCTTTGGTCGCATACACACTTGGGATAACAGATGTTGATCCATTACAGCACGGCCTTATCTTTGAAAGATTTCTCAATCCTGACAGGATATCAATGCCAGATATTGATGTTGATTTCTGTATGGAGAACAGAGGAAAGGTTATTGAGTATGTTAAAGAGAAGTACGGTGAGCAGTCTGTTGCACAGATTATCACTTACAACTTTATGAAATCCAAGATGGTTATAAGGGATGTTGCCCGTGCCCTTGGATTTTCATATTCAGAGGCTGACAGAATAGCAAAGATGATACTTCCAGGTCCCGTTCAGGGCTCAACACTGACTATAGATGAGAATCTTGAGGCTAATCCTGAGTTCAGAAAGCTTTATGAGACAGATGAGAAGGTTAGGGAGCTTATTGATCTTGCAAGGAAGTTAGAGGGCCTGGCAAGACATACAGGTATTCATGCTGCAGGTGTCGTTATTGCTCCAGGTCCACTTGATGAGTTTGTTCCTGTATATGTTGATAAGGATGGAACTAAAGCAACACAGTTTGATATGAACACACTTGAGACACTTGGTCTTGTCAAGATGGACTTTTTAGGTCTGAAAACGTTAACAGAACTGAACTATATGAAAAATCTTATCAAAGAAAGACATGGTATAGATATAAACTTCCATAAGCTTCCTATAGATGACCAGAATGTTTACAGACTACTACAGTCAGGAAAAACAACAGGTGTTTTCCAGCTTGAATCAAAGGGTATGCAGGATCTTTTAGTAAGACTTAAGCCTGATAAGTTTGATGAGATCATAGCTATACTTGCGTTATTCAGACCTGGACCTTTAATGTCAGGAATGGTTGATGATTTTATAGACAGAAAGCACGGTAGAAAGCCTGTTGAGTATCCTTTTGAAGAGGTTAAGGAGATACTTGAAGAGACCTACGGGCTTTGTCTGACTGGGGATACGCTGATAACGATGGCAGATGGAAGCAGAAAAACTATAAAAGAGATCGTTGAAAACGATCTTATTGATGAAGAGATCCTTACCCTAGACCTTTCAGACAACGGACTCAAAAAGGGAAAGATAACCCACTGCTTTGACAACGGTATAAAAGACGTTTATAAGATAACCCTCCAGAATGGCCTTGAAATAAAGGCAACAGCAGACCATAAATTTCTTACACCTTTTGGCTGGAAAACGGTGAGAGAGTTACAGGCGGAAAAGGACCTGCTTGCAGTTCCTGTTAATGTGGATGTAGAAGGAGAAGAATCTGATGAGGACAAGTTAAGAGTTTTAGCCTATTTACTTGCAGATGGCTATTTAGCAAAAAGCTCCATAAGTTTTGTAAACAAAGATAAAACACTGATAGAAGCTTTTAAAGTATCTGTAGAAAGGGCCTTTGATAATGTAAGTTTCAAAGAGTTTTTAAGGGCAAGGGATGTATGGAATATATATATTGTGAGTAAAGAAAGAAACAGATACCACAGCAATCCATTAATAAACTGGTTTAAAGAACTTGGTCTATTCCACAAAAAATCAGAGGAGAAGTTTATACCCGAGTTTGTATTTAAACTGAATAAAGAAAGTATAAGTAAGTTTTTAGCCTACTACTGGGACTGTGATGGCTATATAGGAGAAAAACTGGCCCACATCAAAACGATATCAAAGGACCTGGCTTATGGACTTTATTACCTTCTTTTAAGACTTGGTATCAAGGCTAATATTTATAAATCCTACTACGACGACAAAACCTCATACCAGGTAACGGTTTATGACCTTAAAAACTTTAAAAAGTATATCCTTCCACATATGATTTCACAAAAAGCCAGAAATTTAACCAGAGAGGTATCAGATAACTCTTTCTATCTAAAAGATATTGCATTAGAAAAAGTAAAAGCATTCTGCGAAGAAAATGGAATTTCCCAGAGAGAGTTTTCCAGACTTACAGGAATTCAAAGAAACAACTTCTTTAACGGAAAACAGCAGTTTATCAAGAGCAGTGTAATAGAGAAAATCGCACCTGTTATTGAAGATGAAGAGCTTTTAAAACTTATGGATGGGGATATAGGATTTGTTCCTATAAGAGAAATAGAGTATGCGGGAAAAGAGCATGTTTATGACATAGAAGTAGAAGGAACCCACAACTTTATAGCAAACAACATTATTTCCCACAACTGTATTTACCAGGAACAGATAATGTTCATGGCCAATATCCTCTCAGGATTTACAATGGCAGAAGCTGACACACTCAGAAAGGCTATAGGTAAGAAAAAAGCTGATGTTATGGCAAAGATGAAGGACAGATTTATATCAGGAGCTGTTGAAAGGGGATTTGATAAAGTTAAGATAGAGAAACTGTGGGATGATATAGAGAAGTTTGCATCTTACTCATTTAATAAATCGCACTCAACAGCATATGCGTATCTTACTTACTGGACTGCATACATAAAAACGTACTATCCTGAAGAGTTTTTCGCCGTTAAACTCTCCATAGAGAATAACGACAACAAGTTTTTAAACCTTCTACTTGATATGGAAGATTTTGGTATAAAGCTACTTCCACCGGATATTAACAGAAGCAGGTCAAACTTCAGTATAGAGGATAAAGGTAAGATAAGGTTTGGTCTTTCAAGGATAAAAAATGTTGGTGAACAGTCTGCAAAACTCATAGTTGAGGAAAGGGAAAGGAATGGGGATTACAAGGATATCTTTGATATTGCTGAGAGGATGGATTCAAAAGCTTTAAATAAAAGAGTTCTTGAGGCACTTATAAAGGCAGGTGCCTTTGATTTTTCAGGTGTTGACAGAGGTGTAATGCTTGCATCTGTTGACAGAGCCTTATCGGCAGGACAGAAAGCAAGAGAGAAAAAAGCATCAGGTCAGAACTCCCTTTTCGGACTTATGCCCCAGATTGAAGACGGTAACGGGTTTGCTTATGAGAATGCAGAACCGATATCAGAGAAGGAAAAACTTAACTTTGAAAAAGAGGTGTTAGGTTTCTATATCTCAGGGCATCCATTAAACGCATACAAAAAAGAGCTTCAGGGGTATGTTATCAAGATTAACTCCCTTGCTGAAAGGAAAACAGGAGATAAGGTGAGAATAGCAGGTGTTATATCCGATATAAAGAAGAAAAAGACAAGATCTGGAAGTACAATGGCTATTCTCACCGTTCAGGATGAGACAGGGATTTTAGATGTGAGGGTATTTACCGAAAAGATGGAAGACACATCATTCTTGGAAGAAGACAGGATTGTAATAATTGAAGGAACTGTAGAAATAAGTGAGGAACAGGAGAGGATATCAATGAACGCGTTATCTGTTGAACCTATAGAAAATATAAATAAACAGGTGAGAACTGTTAAGTTCAGACTCCCAAAAGAAAAAGCTCTGAATGGGGTTGCATTAAAGATAAGGGAGATATGTGAAAAGTACAGAGGCGACAAAGAAGTTATTATTGAGGTTTTTGAGGAAGGAAAGTTTTTCTGTGAGATAGCTGTTCACTCAGACTACTACGTTGATATAAATGACAGTTTTAAACAGGAGATATCAAATGTTCTGTCTCCTGATGAGTACTTTTTTGAGTGA
- the folE gene encoding GTP cyclohydrolase I FolE, protein MSIDREKLKRSIRLFLEAIGEDPDREGLKETPDRIVRLWEEFKSYENFNMTVFEDIGDYNEMVVVRDIQFYSFCEHHLLPFFGKAHIAYIPEKKVCGLSKLVRVVNKFAYRPQVQERLTAQIAEFLEKELSPKGVAVVLEAEHLCMSMRGVKNPTSYTITSKLTGAFMEDEKTRNEFLNLIHNGR, encoded by the coding sequence TTGAGTATTGACAGGGAAAAATTAAAAAGATCTATCAGACTTTTTCTTGAAGCTATCGGAGAGGATCCGGACAGGGAAGGTTTAAAGGAAACCCCTGACAGAATAGTGAGACTGTGGGAAGAGTTTAAATCCTACGAAAACTTTAATATGACAGTTTTTGAAGATATAGGTGATTATAATGAGATGGTTGTTGTGAGAGACATACAGTTCTACTCATTCTGCGAACACCATCTCCTTCCTTTTTTCGGAAAAGCCCACATAGCTTACATACCTGAAAAGAAGGTGTGTGGACTTTCAAAGCTCGTAAGGGTTGTTAACAAGTTTGCGTACAGACCTCAGGTTCAGGAAAGACTGACGGCACAGATAGCAGAATTTCTTGAGAAAGAGTTAAGTCCAAAAGGTGTTGCTGTGGTTCTTGAGGCCGAGCACCTGTGTATGTCAATGAGAGGTGTTAAAAACCCAACTTCATACACCATAACGAGCAAGCTAACAGGTGCGTTTATGGAAGATGAAAAAACAAGAAACGAGTTCCTAAATCTCATACATAACGGAAGATAG
- a CDS encoding CoA-binding protein, with the protein MPVINSDKEIKEILKESKNVAVVGISPNPSKPSYFVSEVVQRYGFKLFLVNPKYAGQEILGEKVYSSIKEIPEDIDIVDIFRRPADVPDVAREAKEKGFKTFWFQPGTVNNQVVEELSSEGYNVVVDRCMKVECMRLLEE; encoded by the coding sequence ATGCCTGTGATAAATAGTGATAAAGAGATTAAAGAAATACTTAAAGAGAGTAAAAATGTTGCTGTTGTAGGAATATCCCCAAACCCTTCAAAGCCAAGCTATTTTGTCTCTGAAGTTGTACAAAGGTACGGCTTTAAGCTTTTCCTTGTTAATCCCAAGTATGCAGGGCAGGAGATACTTGGAGAGAAAGTTTACAGTTCTATTAAGGAAATTCCGGAAGATATAGATATTGTTGATATCTTCAGAAGACCTGCTGATGTTCCAGATGTGGCCAGAGAGGCTAAAGAAAAAGGGTTTAAAACATTCTGGTTTCAGCCAGGAACTGTTAACAATCAGGTTGTGGAAGAGCTTAGCAGTGAAGGATATAATGTTGTGGTTGACAGATGTATGAAAGTTGAATGTATGAGACTTTTAGAGGAGTGA
- the lipA gene encoding lipoyl synthase encodes MRPKVISPLIPEVTEMKKMLRRLSLNTVCEEASCPNIGECFKKKTATFMILGNICTRACPYCDVDYGKPEPPDPEEPQNIATAVKRLKLRHVVITSVTRDDLPDGGASHFAEVVKAVRRTAPECRIEVLIPDFSGDRKSLEKVVEVKPDIINHNIETVPQLYKKIRHKGDYKRSLEILRWVKEMDSSVITKSGIMVGLGESVEQVLSVMRDLVSVGCDIFTVGQYLQPSIHNYPVKKYYTEDEFRMFETEGYRIGFKEVYSGILVRSSYNASEVFERLIS; translated from the coding sequence ATGAGACCGAAAGTTATATCTCCCCTTATACCTGAAGTTACAGAGATGAAAAAGATGCTGAGAAGGTTAAGTTTGAATACTGTATGTGAAGAGGCATCATGTCCAAATATAGGCGAGTGTTTCAAGAAAAAAACAGCTACATTTATGATTTTAGGTAATATATGTACAAGGGCCTGTCCTTACTGTGATGTTGATTATGGAAAGCCTGAGCCTCCTGATCCTGAGGAACCGCAGAATATAGCTACAGCTGTTAAAAGACTTAAACTGAGGCATGTTGTTATAACATCCGTAACAAGAGATGATCTTCCTGACGGTGGTGCATCCCATTTTGCTGAGGTAGTTAAAGCTGTTAGAAGAACAGCTCCTGAGTGTAGGATAGAAGTTCTTATTCCTGATTTTTCTGGGGATAGAAAATCCCTTGAAAAAGTTGTGGAAGTTAAGCCTGATATAATAAATCATAATATAGAGACTGTTCCACAGCTTTACAAAAAAATAAGACATAAGGGGGATTATAAGAGATCACTTGAGATACTCAGATGGGTTAAGGAGATGGACAGTTCTGTTATAACAAAATCAGGTATCATGGTTGGGCTTGGTGAGAGTGTTGAACAGGTTCTTTCTGTTATGAGAGATCTGGTATCGGTAGGTTGCGATATATTCACTGTGGGACAGTATCTTCAACCTTCTATCCATAACTACCCTGTGAAAAAGTATTATACGGAAGATGAGTTCAGGATGTTTGAGACTGAAGGATACAGGATAGGATTTAAAGAGGTTTACAGCGGTATCCTTGTCAGGAGTTCTTACAACGCATCTGAGGTTTTTGAGAGGCTTATCAGCTGA
- a CDS encoding DEAD/DEAH box helicase, which translates to MSEVMLSKENLSFNDFQISKETLNSIRKMGFKKPTEVQEKTIPLILEGKDIIAQAQTGTGKTAAFGIPIVETVNTKSRKIQALVLVPTRELAIQVTKEIKDIGREKRIFALAVYGGKSIRHQIDFLKKGKDVVIVGTPGRIKDLIERKVLNLNDVKIFVLDEADRMLDMGFIEDIEFIFEQTPPVKQTLLFSATMPKAIMRLAERFLNDDYEIVKIKPEEVTVDRIKQKAYRVDTGKEFETLTKILNENEGKKSIVFTETKRGADELSKKLRREGFNADAIHGDYSQAKRERVLRDFRRNRIDILVATDVAARGLDIKGVDVVYNYSLPRDVESYIHRIGRTGRAGKDGLAISIISTLEDRLFEIVKKKTRSDIQLINLSDKPIEKLERRDFTSNRRRRFLRR; encoded by the coding sequence ATGTCAGAAGTTATGTTGTCAAAAGAAAATCTCAGTTTCAATGATTTTCAGATCTCAAAGGAAACATTAAATTCCATCAGGAAGATGGGGTTTAAAAAACCTACAGAGGTTCAGGAAAAAACAATCCCTTTAATCTTAGAAGGGAAAGATATTATCGCTCAGGCGCAGACAGGAACAGGAAAAACAGCTGCTTTCGGAATTCCTATAGTTGAAACTGTTAACACAAAGAGCAGAAAAATTCAGGCTCTTGTACTTGTACCAACAAGAGAGCTGGCTATTCAGGTTACAAAGGAGATCAAGGATATAGGAAGAGAAAAAAGGATCTTTGCCCTTGCGGTCTATGGTGGAAAGTCTATAAGACACCAGATAGATTTCTTAAAAAAAGGAAAGGATGTTGTTATAGTTGGAACACCCGGTAGAATAAAGGATCTTATAGAAAGAAAGGTTTTAAATCTGAATGATGTGAAGATATTTGTTCTTGATGAAGCTGACAGAATGCTTGATATGGGTTTTATAGAGGATATAGAGTTCATATTTGAACAGACCCCGCCTGTTAAACAGACACTTCTATTTTCTGCAACAATGCCAAAAGCTATTATGAGGCTTGCTGAGAGATTTTTAAATGATGATTACGAGATTGTAAAGATAAAGCCTGAAGAGGTTACCGTTGATAGAATTAAACAGAAAGCTTACAGGGTTGATACAGGTAAGGAGTTTGAGACATTAACAAAGATACTCAATGAGAACGAAGGTAAAAAGAGTATTGTGTTTACAGAGACAAAAAGAGGAGCTGATGAGCTTTCAAAGAAGTTAAGAAGAGAAGGTTTTAATGCTGATGCTATCCATGGAGATTACTCACAGGCTAAAAGGGAAAGGGTATTAAGGGATTTCAGAAGAAACAGAATAGATATACTGGTTGCTACAGATGTTGCTGCTAGAGGCCTTGATATTAAAGGTGTTGATGTTGTGTATAACTACTCTCTACCAAGAGATGTTGAGAGCTATATTCACAGGATAGGAAGAACAGGCAGAGCAGGAAAAGATGGTCTTGCTATCTCCATAATTTCAACTCTTGAAGACAGACTTTTTGAGATAGTTAAGAAGAAAACAAGATCTGATATTCAGCTTATAAATCTTTCAGATAAACCTATAGAGAAGCTTGAAAGAAGAGATTTTACATCAAACAGAAGAAGAAGATTTTTAAGAAGATAA
- the dnaA gene encoding chromosomal replication initiator protein DnaA: MDVWGNILSSMSSKLDPSTLKLLKGVEKAEYRNGELYISAPDPVYKDWLENNLLDEIKISASSLFGENLKIFVLSEDEEDIYIDEPVQKVESKPYRLTNLNPKFVFSNFIVGNCNKIAYSACMSVAENLGKIYNPLFIYGGIGLGKTHLLHATAHYVLSKNPDANIIYTTADTFMSELIYYMQNGSVLEFRRRYRDVDLLLIDDVQFLEGKERTQIELYHIFNALHLIGKQVILSSDTPPKNLKGLQERLKSRFVSGLVVEVKAPDLQTKISIINKKSRDMNIKLPNDVILLIAKTINTNIRELEGSLSKLKAYSEILGRPVTFDMAREVLKDILEIKEVEELSIEKIQREVSNYFGVNINELLGNSRKKKVATARQIAMYLSRYLTDRSLSEISKAFKKKDHSTVINAVEKVEKNMEKDRKFRLTVEFLKEKIMSL; the protein is encoded by the coding sequence TTGGACGTCTGGGGTAATATCCTGTCCTCAATGTCATCAAAGTTAGACCCTTCCACACTAAAACTTCTTAAAGGTGTGGAAAAGGCCGAGTACAGGAATGGAGAGCTTTATATATCAGCCCCAGATCCAGTTTATAAAGACTGGCTTGAAAACAACCTCCTTGACGAAATAAAAATATCAGCATCTTCACTTTTTGGTGAAAATCTAAAGATATTCGTTTTATCAGAAGACGAAGAGGATATTTATATAGATGAGCCTGTTCAGAAGGTTGAATCAAAACCGTACAGACTGACAAATCTCAATCCAAAGTTTGTATTCTCAAACTTCATTGTCGGAAACTGTAATAAGATCGCGTACAGTGCGTGTATGTCCGTTGCAGAAAATCTTGGAAAGATTTATAACCCTTTATTTATATACGGTGGTATAGGATTAGGGAAAACACATCTTTTACACGCTACAGCCCATTATGTTTTATCAAAAAATCCTGACGCAAACATAATTTACACCACAGCTGACACATTTATGTCCGAGCTTATCTACTATATGCAGAATGGCTCCGTTCTTGAGTTCAGAAGAAGATACAGGGATGTTGATCTTCTTCTGATTGATGATGTTCAGTTCCTTGAAGGAAAGGAGAGAACGCAGATAGAGCTTTACCATATATTTAACGCACTTCACCTTATAGGTAAACAGGTTATACTCTCCTCTGATACACCTCCAAAAAATCTTAAAGGTCTTCAGGAAAGACTGAAAAGCAGATTTGTAAGCGGGCTTGTTGTTGAGGTAAAAGCTCCTGATCTCCAGACAAAGATATCCATAATAAATAAGAAATCCAGGGATATGAACATAAAACTACCTAATGACGTTATACTTCTTATAGCAAAAACGATCAATACAAATATAAGGGAGTTAGAAGGATCTCTCAGCAAGCTGAAAGCTTACAGTGAGATACTTGGAAGACCTGTCACCTTTGATATGGCGAGGGAAGTTCTCAAGGATATCCTTGAGATAAAAGAGGTAGAAGAACTCTCCATAGAAAAGATACAGAGGGAGGTATCAAATTACTTTGGCGTGAACATAAACGAGCTTTTAGGTAACTCAAGGAAGAAAAAGGTTGCTACAGCAAGACAGATCGCCATGTATCTATCAAGATATCTTACCGATAGATCATTAAGTGAGATATCAAAGGCTTTCAAAAAGAAAGATCATTCAACTGTTATAAACGCGGTAGAAAAGGTTGAGAAAAATATGGAAAAGGACAGAAAGTTCAGATTAACTGTTGAGTTTCTTAAAGAAAAAATTATGAGTCTATAG
- a CDS encoding DUF2103 domain-containing protein, translating to MKYRKKGIKKEHHIIEEGEQLLNELVKNRLVKSVIPGRIKTTPKGKPGNPRLTYQYDTKSGAKLLLKKGSTVQEVFVITDDRESLRKFIEERFKS from the coding sequence ATGAAGTACAGAAAGAAGGGTATAAAAAAAGAGCATCATATTATTGAAGAGGGTGAACAGCTTTTAAATGAGCTCGTAAAGAACAGGCTTGTTAAATCTGTGATCCCCGGGAGAATAAAAACAACACCAAAGGGAAAACCGGGAAATCCGAGACTTACATACCAGTACGATACAAAATCTGGAGCAAAGCTTCTTCTTAAGAAAGGATCTACTGTTCAGGAGGTCTTCGTTATAACTGATGATAGAGAGTCTCTAAGGAAATTTATTGAGGAGAGATTTAAAAGTTAA
- the fsa gene encoding fructose-6-phosphate aldolase, whose product MKFFIDTADIEEIRAANELKILDGVTTNPTLIAKTGKPFMDVVKEILAEVPDKPVSLEVASTDYEGMIREGEMLAQLGKNVVIKIPMTIDGLKAVKYFEYNGIKTNVTLIFSPAQALLAMKAGASYISPFVGRLDDISHTGMELISQIKTIIDNYGFSSQIIVASIRNPMHVLEAALIGAHISTIPYKVIAQLVKHPLTDLGIERFLKDWESVPEKPF is encoded by the coding sequence ATGAAGTTTTTCATTGATACGGCAGACATAGAAGAGATCAGAGCGGCGAATGAGCTTAAGATCCTTGACGGTGTTACTACAAACCCGACACTGATTGCAAAAACAGGAAAACCTTTTATGGATGTTGTTAAGGAGATACTGGCTGAGGTTCCTGACAAACCTGTCTCATTAGAGGTTGCATCAACAGATTACGAGGGAATGATAAGAGAAGGGGAGATGCTAGCACAGCTTGGAAAGAATGTTGTTATAAAGATACCTATGACGATTGATGGCCTTAAAGCTGTTAAGTACTTTGAGTATAACGGGATTAAAACAAATGTTACATTAATATTCTCACCTGCACAGGCGTTACTTGCCATGAAAGCAGGGGCAAGCTATATATCACCATTTGTAGGAAGACTTGACGATATAAGCCATACAGGTATGGAGCTTATATCACAGATTAAGACTATCATTGATAACTACGGTTTCAGCTCACAGATAATTGTTGCAAGTATAAGAAACCCTATGCATGTTTTAGAGGCTGCTTTAATAGGAGCCCATATATCAACTATACCTTATAAGGTGATAGCACAGCTTGTAAAACATCCTTTAACAGATTTAGGAATTGAAAGATTCTTAAAAGACTGGGAATCTGTACCGGAAAAACCTTTCTAA